The window ATTCCTTCAACTGGTACAGTAAGCTCAGCTACATCCGGTTTCTCTGTAAATATGGGCTGCAAATAGGTAGGAATCCCTGTACGGAAAACCGTTGACTGCAGCAGGCGTCCTCCCGGCAAATTTGGCCCTAAGTAAATACTGGCCTTTTCAACTGCGGGCTCGTCCACCTCGGTCACATCGTTCAGCACATTTCCATTTAAATCATCCGTCATTTCCGGCTCCACCTGCTCCTCCACCGTTTTGGTTGTATTTTTGATTTGACTCATAATTCTACCTCCCGTCTAATTTGGGGCAACACCCATGTGGTTGTAACCTCCCCGGTCCATTCAGTTAAAGGCTGTTCTTCACTAAGTTTCCATTTCCAGCTGACATCGATGGCAAATTGCTTAGCAATGATTCGTTCCCGCATCAGCAGGATACGCACCCGCTCCATGAGATTCAGCAAATCAATTAAGCCTGAGCCCTCTTCTGCTTGTGTGCCAAAAAGAAGTTTGATCTGAGCCTTAATGCTGTCCTTATCACCCTCACCCTCTGCAGGGCGGATAATAATGAACGGATAGGCCGGCTCTTCCGGCTCCTTGGGGAGATGACCCAAATGCACCGCCGGAACCGTTGCCCCATCGTCGGCCAGCTCATTTTCCAGGAAGGCTTGAATAGCTTTAATCAGCAGATAAATAGTCACTGCGTTCCCCCTTCCGATACATATATGCTGCAGCGTACATAACGGCTGTCACCCCCTTTCCTGCTTCGCGGTTATCCGTAAGTTATTTGGTCTTTCTATACATACGGGGCTTTCACTAGACAAACGGTCAAAGTTATTTTTCAGAGTACAAATATAACCTCAGCCACGAGCGGAGTAATTTTTCTCTGTGCCCGCTGAATGTACTCACTCACACTTCCTGCGGAGATCCCAAGCATCTCTGCTACCGTGGCGTGAGAAAAACCTTCGCCGTGGGCTAGCATGTAACATTCCCGTTCTCTTCTGCTTAATGGCTCCAATGCAAATTCAAGCAGTGCCCGTTGATCATCTGAGAGTCTTGCTTCCGGGCAGACATGTGTATGGTTGCTGAATCTTTGCATTCGGTTTGGTTCCACAGGAATTTCTCTCTCGTAACCGGCCCTGCGTTCAATACCGCGTCTATTCCCTGGACGTCTGCCTGTATGGAGCCAATCAATCACATATTTACAGTCGCTAATCATCCCGGAAATTATTTTTTTATCATCAGAATCAGCGTTATAATAGGCATTTTCTGCACACTTCAGGGATTCGCGGTATTCCCAGAGCAATTCTTGAAGATCATTTATATGCGGACTCTCTAACATGTTCATTCGTTCCCCTCGCTCACTTATACTCAATTGCGTATTTAAATGCCATACTATATTTAATTGCGTACTTTGTCAAATGTAAAATAAATAAAAAATACGATGTTGAACATTTACATTCTTGTATAGCTTCTTTATAATGAAGAGATAATGCGAAATAGCGTATATTTGCTGTGCTCAGAGGAGGGCTATATGTGCGTAGGGCTGAAGTCTTAAAAAAGTTGATTGAGGAAACCGGCCTGAACACAAAGGCATTTGCGGAAAAGGCAGGAATTCCCTATACTACACTCAGATCGATGTTAATGCGTGGTGTGGGCGGAGCATCTGTAGATAATGTGATTAAAGTTTGCCGTGCGTTAGGGATAACGACAGAAGAAATGGATCGCTTGGCCTTCAGACCGGAGGAGGCAACTTCCTTTCATCAGGATTTTGCCGAATTCGAGGCCTTTATCAACAACCCGGAGCACAGTCTGTTCTTTAAAGATTACCTTGGTGCTCCTGAAGAACGGAAGCGGGAAATGCTTACCTTTTGGAACTTTATTAAAGATGCAGAGAAGAAAAAAACAGAGGACAAGCAATAAAATACTGATGATTCGCATTATCGTGGTTTCAGCTAGCGAGCTGATTTCACGCACCCATATATACGAACATACATTCCTGTTAGGGGGTTCCTAATGTTTAACCATTACAAAAAAACACAGCTTGAACAGTTTGTGGAGCAGCTTTACATAGAGCATCACATTGCATCTCCCGAGCAGATTACAATCCAAGTTCTTGCCCAGGCCCTGAACATATACGTCCAATATTCGCCCATTGGCAGCCGCGCTTATGAGTCAGATTCAGGCATGCGCTGCATTCTGCTGGACAGCCGTCTTCCTCCAATGAAGCAGCGTCTTGATTTTTTGCATGAGCTTTGCCATGTTCTCAGGCATGTTGGCAATCAGCTCATTATGCCGGACTTTTTCATTAAAGCCCAGGAGATAGATGCCGAGAAATTTGTCCTTTACGCCTCTATGCCATACTTTATGATTAACCTTCAGCAGCTGCCGGAGGATTACACTCAGACAATCCAGCATTTATCCGGCACCTTCGGTGTTCCGAGAGAGTTGGCAAAGACAAGATTTGACCAAATATTACGTCGCGAATACGAAGGCGAGTTGACGAGTGGATTATTTAATCACAAATCCTCGTTTACGGGCAACCAGCAGCAAATCGAATTTTCCGATACGACAAAAATATTCGCCTATTATGACCCTCACAGCACCTTTGAAGGCCCTGACCAGTTAATCGTAAGTCTGGATTATGAAACTTTGACTACACAATATGAACTGCTTATCCCCAGAGATGAACGGTTCCAAGAGATTGAATGGGAGGCATTAAAGGAACTTGCTGTTGAACCCACTATTAGCGGGGATATCATTTGTTTCGACGGGCAACTAACTTTGCAAATTCACCGGCTGGTCTTCAGAAATGGATTTTCTAAAAATACATTTGTTGTGCATATGCGGGACGTTGAACAGATTATTGAATCCGATCAGAGATTAACACGGAGGTTTAATTAAGAGGATACGATGCAGGAAATAATAAAAGCCCCTGACCCGAAGGGCCAGAGGCTTGATTTCCTTGAAACAAGGAATATTAACGTTTCGAGAACTGTGGAGCACGACGAGCAGCTTTGAGGCCGTATTTCTTACGTTCCTTCATACGTGGGTCACGAGTCAGGAAGCCGGCTTTTTTCAGAGCGCCGCGGTATTCAGGGTCAACTTTCAGCAGTGCACGGGCGATACCGTGACGGATTGCACCAGCTTGACCGGAAATGCCACCACCATGTGCAAGAACGATTACATCGTAGTTGCCCAGTGTTTCAGTCAGGTTCAAAGGTTGTTTTACGATCATCTTCAATGTTTCTACACCGAAGTATTCATCCATCTCACGTTTGTTAATGACAATGCGTCCTTCACCCGGTACAAGGCGAACACGTGCTACCGAATGTTTACGACGACCTGTCCCATAGTATTGTACTTGTGCCATGAAACTGTCCTCCTCTATTCTTATCCGCGAAGTTCGTAAACTTCAGGTTTTTGTGCTGCATGTGGATGCTCAGCGCCTGCATAAACTTTCAATCTCAACTTCATGTGATCCCCTTGACGAGTCTTAGGAATCATACCGTGAACTGCGA of the Paenibacillus pedocola genome contains:
- a CDS encoding sigma factor-like helix-turn-helix DNA-binding protein is translated as MNMLESPHINDLQELLWEYRESLKCAENAYYNADSDDKKIISGMISDCKYVIDWLHTGRRPGNRRGIERRAGYEREIPVEPNRMQRFSNHTHVCPEARLSDDQRALLEFALEPLSRRERECYMLAHGEGFSHATVAEMLGISAGSVSEYIQRAQRKITPLVAEVIFVL
- a CDS encoding helix-turn-helix domain-containing protein, with protein sequence MRRAEVLKKLIEETGLNTKAFAEKAGIPYTTLRSMLMRGVGGASVDNVIKVCRALGITTEEMDRLAFRPEEATSFHQDFAEFEAFINNPEHSLFFKDYLGAPEERKREMLTFWNFIKDAEKKKTEDKQ
- a CDS encoding ImmA/IrrE family metallo-endopeptidase, giving the protein MFNHYKKTQLEQFVEQLYIEHHIASPEQITIQVLAQALNIYVQYSPIGSRAYESDSGMRCILLDSRLPPMKQRLDFLHELCHVLRHVGNQLIMPDFFIKAQEIDAEKFVLYASMPYFMINLQQLPEDYTQTIQHLSGTFGVPRELAKTRFDQILRREYEGELTSGLFNHKSSFTGNQQQIEFSDTTKIFAYYDPHSTFEGPDQLIVSLDYETLTTQYELLIPRDERFQEIEWEALKELAVEPTISGDIICFDGQLTLQIHRLVFRNGFSKNTFVVHMRDVEQIIESDQRLTRRFN
- the rpsI gene encoding 30S ribosomal protein S9, encoding MAQVQYYGTGRRKHSVARVRLVPGEGRIVINKREMDEYFGVETLKMIVKQPLNLTETLGNYDVIVLAHGGGISGQAGAIRHGIARALLKVDPEYRGALKKAGFLTRDPRMKERKKYGLKAARRAPQFSKR